A genomic region of Metopolophium dirhodum isolate CAU chromosome 1, ASM1992520v1, whole genome shotgun sequence contains the following coding sequences:
- the LOC132936408 gene encoding zinc finger protein ZFP2-like, producing the protein MPAVGRAFAASRRSHNDRLAPILALSSRVSITGSRFLTSAFKSLYNRLPSITSLIEKRLNIIPHLRIIVFRSCSITHTIPLDLLAWIFQIAATRFAVYITRKPHVQSSAVYYITCESSSSAGDTIFVYSNQKIIKEEFSMETSKPSIIDSSINSKYDYLFRRTGILTIPLVRCDDQVLKKVIKQENIDENGYNNDDTILQMGNQEMIKEEFSIEISKPSIQNHPLVRYDDQVLNKVIKQEYIDETAHNKIDTILQIGNKEKEVNTTNNKIKTEKDIIEAYTFDGSVFNEGYSMGVIDCLNLRQNTSTSNTANLTRRIHISEFKEPLFCALCNKLFYKKSVLKRHILRHTRENTYNNRNLCYKCNTCGKRFSQEKLFKTHMRLHTKEKPHVCDFCNKGFATSSSLIRHIRTHTGKKPYKCDICDKSLTLLSSLKDHKRIHTGEKPYKCLICDKQFNQKPTLRRHTRIHTNDKPYQCDFCKKFFSQAVHLKGHKRTHTFEKPYNCKVCNKSFALSKNLRLHTRTHTGEHPYICDVCDKSFAVISNFKVHQRIHTGERPYSCNFCNKAFNQRIDLKRHTRIHTGERPYSCNFCNKAFNQRIDLKRHTRIHTDDKPHKCDL; encoded by the exons ATGCCGGCTGTGGGCCGGGCCTTTGCGGCGTCGCGGCGATCGCATAACGACCGACTGGCGCCAATTCTCGCCCTTTCGTCCCGCGTCTCGATCACAGGCAGCAGATTTCTAACTTCTGCATTTAAATCTCTGTACAACCGTTTGCCGTCTATTACCTCACTCATAGAAAAGAGATTGAATATTATACCTCACTTGCGAATCATCGTTTTCCGGAGCTGTTCTATAACCCACACGATACCTCTCGATTTGTTGGCGTGGATTTTTCAAATCGCTGCTACTCGTTTCGCCGTTTACATAACGCGTAAACCTCATGTACAATCGTCTGCCGTCTACTACATCACTTGCGAATCGTCGTCTTCCGCGGGCGACACCATCTTTGTTTACAG taatcaaaaaattataaaggaGGAATTCAGTATGGAAACATCAAAACCATCAATCATTGATTCTTCAATAAATTCTAA gtatgaTTATTTATTCCGGCGTACAGGAATTTTGACGATTCCACTTGTCAGATGTGATGATCAAGTATTAAAGAAAGTTATTAAACAAGAAAATATTGACgaaaatggttataataatgatgataccATATTACAAATGGG TAATCAAGAAATGATAAAGGAGGAATTCAGTATAGAAATATCAAAACCATCAATTCAAAACCATCCACTTGTTAGATATGATGATCAAGTATTGAATAAAGTTATTAAACAAGAATATATTGATGAAACAGCCCATAATAAGATTGATACCATATTACAAATAgg taataaagaAAAAGAAGTCAACACaactaacaacaaaataaaaactgaaaaagaTATTATTGAGGCATATACATTTGATGGATCCGTTTTCAATGAAGGCTACTCTATGGGAGTCATTGATTGTTTGAATTTAAGGCAAAATACTTCAACATCCAACACAGCAAATTTGACTAGACGGATTCATATTAGTGAATTTAAAGAGCCATTATTTTGTGCattgtgtaataaattattctacaaGAAATCAGTCCTGAAAAGACACATACTGCGTCATACCCGTGaaaatacctataacaataGAAATCTGTGCTATAAATGTAATACTTGCGGTAAAAGGTTTTCTcaagaaaaactttttaaaacccATATGAGATTACATACTAAAGAAAAGCCACATGTATGTGATTTCTGTAATAAAGGGTTTGCTACTTCATCAAGTTTAATTAGGCACATAAGAACACATACTGGTAAAAAACCATACAAGTGTGATATCTGCGATAAAAGCTTAACACTATTATCAAGTTTAAAAGATCACAAAAGAATACATACTGGTGAAAAGCCATATAAATGTCTAATATGTGACaaacaatttaatcaaaaacCAACATTAAGAAGGCATACAAGGATACATACCAATGATAAACCATATCAGTGCGATTTCTGTAAAAAATTCTTTTCTCAAGCAGTACATTTAAAAGGGCACAAGAGGACACATACCTTTGAAAAACCATATAATTGTAAAGTCTGTAATAAGAGCTTCGctctttcaaaaaatttaagactacatacaaggacacacactggagAACACCCGTATATATGTGATGTCTGCGATAAAAGCTTTGCAgtaatatcaaatttcaaagtGCACCAAAGAATACATACGGGAGAAAGGCCCTATTcatgtaatttttgtaataaagcGTTTAATCAACGAATAGATTTGAAAAGGCATACAAGGATACATACGGGAGAAAGGCCCTATTcatgtaatttttgtaataaagcGTTTAATCAACGAATAGATTTGAAAAGGCATACAAGGATACATACCGACGATAAGCCACATAAATGTGATCTGTAA